From the genome of Halogranum gelatinilyticum:
CGTCAGCTGGTCGTAGTGGAAGTCCCGGTCGATGGAGACGACGACCGCCTCGGCGGCGTCGGGGTCGTCGACGACAGACAGGTCGGCGTCGTCGAGCTGGGTGCGGAAGCCGGACTCGCCGACGAGAAAGAGGTCGTCGCGGGCGTGGAACTCGCGGAGATACTCGACCGTGACGGTGCCGGAGGTCATCACCTCGTCGGCGTCGACCGCCAGCCCCGCCCGCTCGAAGCGGTCGACGTAGGCCGCCGGTGGCTTCGTCGGGTTGTTCGAGAGGAACAGTCGTCGAAGCCCCGCGTCGGCGAGGCTGTCGAGCGCGTCGGCCGCGCCCGGCAGCTGTGTGTCGCCGCGGACGACCGTGCCGTCGACGTCGAGGATGACACCGCGATAACTCATTGGCGGCGGTAGGGCGGGGGACGGATTGAAGCTCCCGGTCGTGTCGGGGCCGTCGGCCACCGGTCGAGCGGCGTCTGGGACTTCGGCGAACCAAAGAACGAATAGTACGCCCTCCTGAGGAGGGGGTAGTGACGAACACGCAGCTCACACACATCCAGATCGACAACTACGGGCCGTGGACCGTAACGCCGGAACCGCGCCGCGAGATGGACCTCCAGACGCTCCAGTCGCGACTCTTCGCTGACCTCGCACAGTTCGTCGGCAACCGCGGCGGCTACGTCTTCTTCACCCGCTTCGACAACATGGTCGCGGTGACGAACGGGCTGGACCGCACTGACCACGAACTCCTGCAGGAGTCCGTCGGCAACCGCTATCCGGTCACCCTGAGCCTCGGCGTCGGCGTCGACGAGATACCCGTCGAGGCACTCGAAACCGCGACGGCGGGGGTGCAGGCAGCCGGAAGCGCGCAGGACGCCGAGCGGACCGAAGTCCTCGCCGGAGAGTTCCATACGGGGCAGGCCGCCGACGACCTCCACATCGCGCACTTCGACGTCGATGACGCCACGGGCAAGTACACCGACCGGCTCAACGAGTTCGACACGTTCATTCAGATCGAACAGGGCTACGCCGCGCTGATGCGGTATATGCGCGAGGAGCACGGCGCGCTCTCCTTCTTCGTCGGCGGCGACAACATCATCGCCGTCTGTCCGGAGCTGTCGCCCGCCACGTACCAGGCCGCCATCGACGCCGTCGAGGCCGAGGTCGGCGTCGAACTGAAAGTCGGTGTCGGCACCGCACCCTCGCCACACGAGGCCGGGTTCGCGGCGAAACACGCCCTGGAGGACTGTCGGCACCGCGGCACCGCCGTCGAGTTCGCCGCGACCGACTCGCCGACGCTCTCGACTGACTGAGATGCCAGCACGCTCGCTCTACTTCACGGCACCCGAGGAAGTGGCCCTTCGCGAGCGGCCGGTTCCGACGCCCGGTGCCGACGAAGTCCGCGTCCAGACGACCGTCTCGGCGGTCAGCCCCGGTACGGAGCGGCTGCTCTACGAGGGCAACGCACCGTCGAACCTCCCCATCGACTCGTCGCTTCCGGCACTGTCGGGGACGTTCGAGTATCCCTTCACCTACGGCTACGCCGCCGTCGGCACCGTGACCGCCGTCGGCGACGACGTCGACGAGGCGTGGCTCGACCGCACCGTCTTCGCGTTCAACCCCCACGAGACGCACTTCCTCGCGGAGCCGGCCGACCTGCACGTCGTCCCCGACGGCTGTTCGCCCGAGACCGCCGCGCTCCTGCCGAACGTGGAGACGGCACTCAACTTCGTCATGGACGGCCGCCCGGTCGTCGGCGAACGCGTGGCCGTCTTCGGCCAGGGCGTCGTCGGCCTACTCACGACGGCCATCCTCTCGTCGTTCCCACTGGAGCAGCTGACGACGGTCGACACCGTCGCCGCCCGTCGCGACCTCTCCCGGCAGTTCGGCGCGGACGAGAGCCTCACGCCCGCCGAGACCCGCGAACGGTTCGCGCTCGACCCGGCGACCAACGGCCACGCCGACGTCCCCCAGGGGACCGACCTGACCTACGAACTCTCGGGGAACCCCGAGGCACTCGACGACGCCATCGACGTGACGGGCTACGACGGCCGCGTCGTCGTCGGCTCGTGGTACGGCCGCAAGCGGGCCGACCTCGGTCTCGGCGGCCGCTTCCACCGCAGCCGCATCGACCTCCAGAGCAGTCAGGTGAGCACCATCGCCCCCGAGTTCCGCGGCCGGTGGACGACCGAGCGACGGTTCGAGACGGCCTGGGACTGGCTCTCTCGGCTCGACACCGACCGGCTCGTCACCGACCGGCTGCCGCTCTCGCGCGCGGCCGACGCCTACGACAGCCTCGGCTCCGACCGCGAGGGGACCGTGCAAATCCTCTTTACCTACGGGGAGTGAGTTCGGGTCATGTACTCGGTCACGGTCCGACGTTCCTTCGTCGCCCAACATTTCCTCACCGTCCCCGACCCCGGCCCGGAGGGCGAACTCCACTCGCATCACTTCACCGCCGAGGTCGGCTTCCACGGTCCCGAGTTGAACGAGTACGGCTATCTCGTCGACATCGACGACGTGAAAGACGCGATGGCGACCGTCATCGGCCGCTACCGCGACACGACGCTCAACGACCAGGACTCCTTCGCGGGGAAGAACCCCAGCGTCGAGCACTTCTCGCGGATTCTCTGTGAGGAGATCGTCGCCCACGCCGAACCCGAGGTACCGACGAAGGCCTCCGTGAAGCTCTGGGAGGACGACGAGGCGTGGGCGCGCTACGAGACGTCGCTGTAGATGCACGTCGGTCTCGTCGTCTACGGCGACCTCGACCGTCGCTCGGGCGGCTATCTCTACGACGCGGAACTCGTCGACCATCTGCGCGAGGCGGGCGACGAGGTGACGGTCTTCTCGCTCCCCGAGCGGCGCTACGCGCGCTCGCTCGCCGACAACGCTGACCGGGAGTTCCGTCAGGAACTGCGACGGGCTGACCTCGACGTGCTCCTGCAGGACGAACTCTGCCACCCATCGTTGGCGTGGACGAACCGTCGGCTGCGTCGCAGCGGCTTCGAGACACCCATCGTCGCCATCGTCCACCATCTCCGGTCGGTCGAGCCGCGGACGGCG
Proteins encoded in this window:
- a CDS encoding zinc-dependent alcohol dehydrogenase; amino-acid sequence: MPARSLYFTAPEEVALRERPVPTPGADEVRVQTTVSAVSPGTERLLYEGNAPSNLPIDSSLPALSGTFEYPFTYGYAAVGTVTAVGDDVDEAWLDRTVFAFNPHETHFLAEPADLHVVPDGCSPETAALLPNVETALNFVMDGRPVVGERVAVFGQGVVGLLTTAILSSFPLEQLTTVDTVAARRDLSRQFGADESLTPAETRERFALDPATNGHADVPQGTDLTYELSGNPEALDDAIDVTGYDGRVVVGSWYGRKRADLGLGGRFHRSRIDLQSSQVSTIAPEFRGRWTTERRFETAWDWLSRLDTDRLVTDRLPLSRAADAYDSLGSDREGTVQILFTYGE
- a CDS encoding HAD-IIA family hydrolase yields the protein MSYRGVILDVDGTVVRGDTQLPGAADALDSLADAGLRRLFLSNNPTKPPAAYVDRFERAGLAVDADEVMTSGTVTVEYLREFHARDDLFLVGESGFRTQLDDADLSVVDDPDAAEAVVVSIDRDFHYDQLTRAHRALDGGVTFLGTDPDVTIPTDQGLIPGSGAIIRAVAGVVGRDPDRVLGKPDEYARELALDFLGVDPADCLVVGDRLDTDIALGASAGMTTVLVRTGVTDEAALANSAIEPDYVLDSIAAIDRVLDGDD
- a CDS encoding GTP cyclohydrolase IIa; its protein translation is MTNTQLTHIQIDNYGPWTVTPEPRREMDLQTLQSRLFADLAQFVGNRGGYVFFTRFDNMVAVTNGLDRTDHELLQESVGNRYPVTLSLGVGVDEIPVEALETATAGVQAAGSAQDAERTEVLAGEFHTGQAADDLHIAHFDVDDATGKYTDRLNEFDTFIQIEQGYAALMRYMREEHGALSFFVGGDNIIAVCPELSPATYQAAIDAVEAEVGVELKVGVGTAPSPHEAGFAAKHALEDCRHRGTAVEFAATDSPTLSTD
- a CDS encoding 6-pyruvoyl trahydropterin synthase family protein produces the protein MYSVTVRRSFVAQHFLTVPDPGPEGELHSHHFTAEVGFHGPELNEYGYLVDIDDVKDAMATVIGRYRDTTLNDQDSFAGKNPSVEHFSRILCEEIVAHAEPEVPTKASVKLWEDDEAWARYETSL